A window of Populus trichocarpa isolate Nisqually-1 chromosome 17, P.trichocarpa_v4.1, whole genome shotgun sequence genomic DNA:
ATGTTCCCACTAGAAACTACTATAATACAATGTGATCTAATAAATAGTGGCGAAAGTATATATTGAATCAGAAGATAGATTGTTTTCTCCATCCCCTTTAAATCgctctcattatttatttcttttcctaaCATTTTCTCATTTGAACAGGATATTAAGCTTGATGATCTTGAGACCAACCACTTTGTCCTTGTCCATGGAGGTGGCTTTGGTGCCTGGTGTTGGTATAAAACTATAGCACTTCTAGAAGAGGGTGGTTTCAAAGTTACTGCCGTGGACTTAACTGGTTCTGGCATTCATTCTTTTGATACAAATGGCATCACCAGTCTTTCTCAATATGTGAAGCCTCTTACTGATTTTCTTGACAAGCTGGTTGATGGGGAGAAGGTTCTTTCTGGTTCTTTGCCACTCATCTGTTTCTGTTATTGTGTACTACTCTTTGTGCTGCAGTTGAGATTGAGAAATCTACACTTCCAAGTTACTGAAAAATATAAACCTGATCAATGATATCATGTGCGTTAGCTGTTTTCTTCAGActcataaattatgttttataagcTAGGGGCATTCTTCACTTGCCTATGAAATGTGACCTTTTGTTGCTTAACAATGATGAATGTTTCTACCAGTGAGATCTGTATGGAGTTTCACTTTCTTCAGGAACCTTAGGTGCCGCATGTCTTAGTTTCAGGTGTCGAGTGTCATATGATTTTCTAGCAGCTTTTACCTGCTATTGAATTAACATTAAAGAAAACATTACAATTATTGGTATTTGTGATTTCATTTGGAATACCAAGCCATATAGGTCTgtcatttattatttacaaaTGGAAAGTGTCCATCAACTCAAGATACACTTTTATTCTTCAAAAAAGATGGCAAAGATTGCCCCTGACTCGTTGTTGCATTTTAGCCTGGATAAGTAAATGCTCCTTTTGACCTCAAGCCAAGGTTTTAGTTTTAAGCTCTTTGCTGGTTGTGTTTGAACGACACATACGCTAGCAGAACAGTTTTTCATGagatataatattattgttttgaattgtGCAGACAATATTGGTGGGCCATGACTTTGGTGGTGCTTGTATATCATATGCAATGGAGTTGTTTCCTCATAAAGTTTCAAAGGCTATTTTTGTTGCTGCGGCAATGTTGACTAATGGACAAAGTACTCTTGATATGTTCTCCCAGAAGGCGGTGAGCCCATTATTTCATCCCTAGTAATTCCAACTTGAACAAGTTTTATGTATTGATTTGGCAATTACCTCTGTTCCGGCATTATGAACCTTTTATTCCCCATTAATCTTTGGACAGAGTGTGGCGTAAGTTGGACATGTTAGTGATTAGCTTAGTTTGTCAGTGCATTCCTGAAGGCATTTTACTAGGTGTAACACTGATAATCTCGGTTTTCTAGAAATGGTTTTATTCATGTTATTGCTAGATTTTGGTATATATTCCTTCGtactaaattagaaaattatttcaGGCAGGTTCGAGTGATTTAATGCAGCAGGCACAAATATTTGTGTATGCAAATGGGAATAATAATCCTCCAACTGCCATTAATCTGGACAAGTCAATATTGAGAGATTTGTTGTTCAATCAAAGTCCTGGCAAGGTATGTTTGCACTTGTAACATATTAAATTGCTGGCTAGACCTCACCATAGAATTCTATATCTATCTATGAGATTGAGTATGGAGTTCTTGTTAGAATCACTTAGTTTCTTTCTAAATTTGGATTTGAGCTTCTTATTAGCTTTGGCTTGGTTTATTAGACTTTCTAAACATATTCTCATCTAAGAATGCGAAGTTCGCACATCACAATGAAAGAAATTGCCATGAAGTTTCTAGTATCAAATACTATTATCATCTTTAGATGCTTGCCATCACCATCTTGTTGGGTCTTAAATTGGCACTTCATGGTTATGATATCTCTATGTGAACCTTGTTGGATCTAATGTTAGCTCAAACATCATGTGCACTTGGTTACATAGGTATTCAAAAATGAAGCTTCCTGCTGAAACTAATAAAGGTGGATTTCAAATACTCGCACTAGATTCTACTTTAATTGCAATGCCCACTCTGGCCATTTTGTTTTGGCAATCAAGCGTTGTAGGACACCccattgatgaaaaaaaaatgtctacTATGCTTTTGTCTGGGCCATGGCTAGCATTTTTGTGGTGAGCATACTGCTCTTTGGAGACCTTAAAAAGTCTCATTGGAGAGATTGTGTGGcttagattaaaatttaaatttggagAAACACTGGTTTAGTTCTCTTCAAACTTTTACACTGAATCTGCATGTGCGTATGTTGAATCACTTTTCTTTTGCTCACTGCTGCTGTTTCTGTTTTGTGCCTCCTGTTTCAGGATGTAGCATTGGCATCTGTTTCAATTAGACCAATTCCCTTTCCACCGGTTTTGGAGAAGCTGAGTCTTTCTGACTTGAAGTATGGAACTGTGAGGAGGTTTTATATAGAGACTCCTGAAGATAATGCCATACCTATCACATTACAGGAAAGCATGATAAACTCAAGTCCCCCAGAAAAAGTATTTCGTTTAAAAGGTGCTGATCACTCGCCTTTTTTCTCTAAGCCACAAGCCCTGCACAAGTTATTGGTAGAGATATCGAAGATCCCATCAACTTGAAAGTTTTTGGTTATTATTTAACACCCTCTCTGAAAATCCTCTTACATAGAGCTTCATGTAGTACAGGATTGCTACTCTCATCGGTCTTCTCTGCCACCGATTAGAAGAAAGGATTCTGGGTGGTTATGTACATGCAAATAGCATTAGATATTGTCATCTATTTGCACAAAATTTCTAGCATCTTCTgccacttttcttttctttttctttttcttcttttttcttttttttttttttttttttttttgggggggggggggggaggggtgTTACAGAAATGATGTACTTTGCTCTCGTCCGTCATTAGACTTGCTAAATTGCTTATGTTAACACCTTCAGACAAGTAGCTTGGGTTTGTTCATAATCTCACTAGACGGGTAGCTTGAGTTAAAGCTTGTTTGGAAAAGGAGAATACAAGAGAATTGGGTGAAAAATCCAAGATAGAATGGTGAGTGATGGCAGCATACGTATTAATGGAAAAGAGCAATTTATAATGGGATCAAAATTTAACAGGTCTGCTGATGTCAATCTGAGGGCCtgaaacattgtttttaaaagaacatGGTGCAAATGATTTGGGGAAAATGGAGGGTAATAATTCTGATTCACTTGCTGTCTATTATATGTCTCTCCTTTTTATAGAGACAAAGTTCTGTTCTTACATCGCTTTCATATTCGGCAACGAAACTATTGTTTATATGTATagtctttctctctccttctaccattaatatcaataaaaagcaaacttGTGGCCcagatcttttttttcttttttcaagccGTGGAGATAGATTGTTCAGTCTAGGGGTTGTGACACAAAGCGTTCAGCGCCAAAGTTTCTCCAGCTTGCTTGTTACTCGAGCAAACCTTTTTTTCACTGTTCCATGATGTCAATGAACAAGCAATGAAGgcattttgtttgtttcacAATAGCATTGAAAGTTTTTAAACTCGTTAATGAGCTTTCAAGTGGGGGAGGGTTGTCTTCCCCAAAACTCCTAGGTGTTTTGAAGCTACTGCAAGTCTACCCTCCTAAGCTAACTTCTCAGGTTTCTTTCTACGAACATGGTGCATCAGCACATCTGCTAGACAGTCCATGTCGGTGCCGCTTACTTGCAAAGGGCTCGATCTTGAGTCTAAACTGGAAACCAAATACAGTTCTCATCTGTTGGATAGTGTTAGCTTCTGGTAGAAATCTATACTGGTACAAGACATTGAAGTTCTGAGTGATACCCTCTTCTTGTCTTGTAGTTCTTTCCTTCTGCGTCGACTTTGATCAAGATGAAGGGCAATTCTGCTGGAATCCATTCTTGACAGATGCAGGGtaattcaagaacaaaattcatacataaaTCCTCCTAAATAACCTTAAGAACTTGTAAGAGAACATATGAACTTGTATGTTCCTTGGTAGTTTGGCAAATACAATAGTTGTAAATAAATTCACTAGCATACGTCTTCAATTGTAGCCAAGAGGATCTCTCACAATTGTATTAATGGTATTTTCTGATTCCAATGTCCAGCAAGACCACCGCATATAAATCCCTAATCGCTTTCTTTCGCAGTGATGGGCGAAGAACATGCAAAGTTGATTACCATGCAAGAGGAAGCCATCATCATGGATTTGGTAATCTTTTGCTGGCTACGTactctcatcatcttcattctGCTCGTAAATATTTCTCAAACAATCAAACCAGTTATTTCACTGCATAAAGCAACAGATAAAGACTACTCTTCGGGTCAATCCATGTACAACCCTTTTTTGATTTCTAGTATTATGAACCTAATTAAAGAGAAACTCAtttcattatataaaaacatattgggtccttatcaaaacaacaaatcaaatctGCATGCATGGAGTCGGTTGAATAaggttaatatattattttaaatattttgtaaaaagaaGTAGTCTCttaactgtgttttttttttaattacatcatttATAGTGTGgggttttttattgaattttatcacttaccttgttattttttctctGTAATTTAACGACTGGCTCATGAGTTTATGAAGAATGCAGAAAGTTAGAATCATCAAACATGAACAACCTGGACGTGATCTACACTTATTAAATCACTTAAAAAGCAGAAAATTAAGCATTCGAGGTGTTTTTgggctttgaaaaaaaaaatctctgacAACTTTGCTAATAGAAGGGCATTATAGagcttcaaatcaagtttttggGTTGGGTTTACAAGCCCcagtaaaaaatatcaaggtaaaaaattataacttattAAAGCTGTGATGTGTATTTATCCTTTTAAACTAACTTCTTAGAATATATCTGTCATTCATCCATttaacaaaaatactaaaattaaaggTAAAATCACTGTagctctttttatattttcttagtcAGCACTAgtgtaatgattattttatcttttccaacaacaaaaaaaaaatacttgcttTTTAACTAGagttattttagtatttttacatCACacattagttattattaatttgtttgaggatatttttatatatttaatgttttaataaatagtaaaataatcaaaatatcctcaagataaaaaaaagataatctcAAGTAGGGGTACTTAggtatttttgctttttttatatatagtaacACATGTATCATTGGatccaagaaatttaattttgttgcgGGCAAGGTTATTAGGATCTTTTAACTTcgattgtttttgttaattgttagtttGGTTAAGGGTAGTaatgtaaattattattaaaataatatttttttaatttaaaaagctGCTAGTTCGTGCGATAACTTCTGGTggtaaaaaaatgagtttctgtcgtttcattttatttctcgtCATCTTCTCTTTCATTATGAGTGGCGCATGTCCTCCAAATATGGCCGATGAccctttctttttgttcttcttttatttctctctcctacCACGATAAATATACTACGGTCTCATTGTTATTAGTATTTCATATTCAGtacttttagttttaatttacgtatttttatcattttctcttttgttaaaattttatttatttttaatttaacccttggttgttaatttatatatataatatttttttattcagtctTTCTACttttaatctctcttttttttctttgtctttttgtaaaagtttttattggctttcaattttatacttcaaatcaagtttataatttttgttttttcaatgataataatgacttcaattttattccttttttattttttattgtttttttttgttctttgttaaaaattttatagttttcaattttgtttttcaaattaagttcatgacttgttttttcaataataataacaataataataataataataataataagaacattATAATTCAAGTATATATAATTTACTTAGTTTTTATTACCATATGTAAAAAATTGCgacttaaaatattaaataacaagtttttttaaaaagttttttttttttaaaaagttagatTTTGATTCGTTGActaaacaaatgaaataaaagtaaatatttattcaaaacatGATAATTCAAGTATATAATTGACTAAATTGACAATAAAAACCTTAATGAGTGGCAAcctttatatttatgttgttaaA
This region includes:
- the LOC7467904 gene encoding putative methylesterase 11, chloroplastic isoform X1, whose product is MGNLCTCFSPKTPVKNKKPTKRLQGNPQTAPNSSNRWTRIRSTRKDNHDELIHEHALAAAILFRQHQQQNGSASGSFPFDRSVSLRHPNGSGSKKSQLPRSSSSRARSLTDPLLQPHQLVNQDIKLDDLETNHFVLVHGGGFGAWCWYKTIALLEEGGFKVTAVDLTGSGIHSFDTNGITSLSQYVKPLTDFLDKLVDGEKTILVGHDFGGACISYAMELFPHKVSKAIFVAAAMLTNGQSTLDMFSQKAAGSSDLMQQAQIFVYANGNNNPPTAINLDKSILRDLLFNQSPGKDVALASVSIRPIPFPPVLEKLSLSDLKYGTVRRFYIETPEDNAIPITLQESMINSSPPEKVFRLKGADHSPFFSKPQALHKLLVEISKIPST
- the LOC7467904 gene encoding putative methylesterase 11, chloroplastic isoform X2 codes for the protein MGNLCTCFSPKTPVKNKKPTKRLQGNPQTAPNSSNRWTRIRSTRKDNHDELIHEHALAAAILFRQHQQQNGSASGSFPFDRSVSLRHPNGSGSKKSQLPRSSSSRARSLTDPLLQPHQLVNQDIKLDDLETNHFVLVHGGGFGAWCWYKTIALLEEGGFKVTAVDLTGSGIHSFDTNGITSLSQYVKPLTDFLDKLVDGEKTILVGHDFGGACISYAMELFPHKVSKAIFVAAAMLTNGQSTLDMFSQKAGSSDLMQQAQIFVYANGNNNPPTAINLDKSILRDLLFNQSPGKDVALASVSIRPIPFPPVLEKLSLSDLKYGTVRRFYIETPEDNAIPITLQESMINSSPPEKVFRLKGADHSPFFSKPQALHKLLVEISKIPST